The genomic window ggtggttgggccctgcacccgcatgggaggaagcacctggctcctggcttcggattggcgcagcgccagccacagcggccatttggggattgaaccaatggaaggaagagctttctctgtctctctctcactgtctaaactctttctgtcaaataaaaaaaaagaaatccttacattaatgaaagttaaaaaatttaaatgtacttGTTTAACTGACTGAAATTTTTAACTATGGAACTAGGCACCTCATTTATGCATTAGCTGTCAAAAAAGTAAATGGCACATCTGTTATTCCCAAATTACAAGTGTACTAAAATTCAATGTAATTCttaataaataatcattaaattcAATTAATATCTAATTATTATAACTATTAAGGGAAGAGACTGCAATCAATCTGAAATTCATAATGTGATTCACTATTTCCCCTGTAAGTTTAGGTAAGTTACTTAATATTTTCAAGCCCaaattattcatctataaaattgGAATAGTAAAAGTATTAAATGTTATTACATTGACTTTTATAAAGAACtgtatataaaattttgaatCCTATGCCAGGAACTTAGTAATTACTGTATAAACAGTAGCTATTACTCCATTATCTAAtcctatatttaaatattttacttccttCTGTTATACTTCTAAttcctctttgtattttttgtgaattttaacctaaaaatttaaaactttgaaacttaggtatattttataaatacaaatgcagaggcaggcatttggtgtagtaatAAGATGTTGCCtggggtgtctgcatcccatagtAGAGAGAATGGgcgtgagtcctggctccttgtccaatcccagctttctgttatgtgcaccctaggaagcagcagaggatggtccaaggacttggatccctgccactcataagAATCCCTGATCGAAATTCAGGCTCCTCGCTtgagtctggcccaaccccagctgttctgtgcatttggaagtcaaccagtagatggaagatttctttatctctctttaagattttatttatttagtacacaggcagagttacagacagcatgtcagagagagacagagagaagggtcttccttccgttggttcacccctcaagtggccgcaacagccggagctgcgccgatctgaagccgggagccaggtgcttcctcctggtctcccatgcaggtgcaggggcccaagcacttgggccatcctccactgccttcccaggccacagcagagagctagactgaaagaggaacaaccgggactagaaccagcacccatatgggatgctagtgctgcaggaggaggaataACCTAGTATGCCATGACACCGGcccctctttatctctttcaaataacaataaatatacaaacacacacacacagtgacagagacagacattaCTTCAAATGAATTTTGGAAGTTCctacaaaaagaaatttaaatataggAAGACTCAATACACCTTAGTATGAGTATATACACTCTGGGAATCCagaatataaaacatatttaatataaaatttgcaTGAATCATTTTGTGTTTATAATAACATACATGTATGCATTAATGAAAGGAAACCTTCACAGTTATACAATCTTTGAAGAACTCTTTTCATCACAGGTTGATTTTACAACAGCTACATTGGCTCATGGATTCCCTGATATATGGGAACCACACTGCAGTGTCAGGGTTCATTTTATTGGGCTTAACAGATGATCCCATGCTACGAGTCGTCCTCTTCGTGATCATCCTATGCATCTACCTGGTGACCATATCTGGCAATCTCAGCACAATCGTTCTTATCAGAATCTCTTCTCAGCTCCATCATCCCATGTACCTTTTTCTGAGCCAACTGGCTTTTGTTGATATGGGTATTTCATCTTCTGTTACACCCAACATGCTTGTAAACTTCTTAAGACAGAGAGGCACAATCTCCTACTTTGGATGTGCcattcagcttggctcagctgcTTTCTTTGGTACAGCTGAGGGCTTCCTCCTGGCTGTCATGGCGTATGATCGCTTTGTGGCAATCTGCAACCCCCTGCTTTATTCAACCAAAATGTCTACACATGTCTGTGTCCAGTTACTCATCATAACTTATGCAGTTGGTTTTCTCAATACCTGGCCGTTTGCCATATGCTTCCATTCCTTACTCTTCTGTGGGTCAAACAGAGTCAACcatttcttctgtgattttgCTCCTTTAGTTGAACTCTCCTGTTCCGATGTCAGTATCCCTGTTCTTGTTCCCTCACTTACTGCTGGCTCCATCATTGTGGTTGCTGTGCTTGTCATAGCTGTCTCCTACATCTACATCCTCATCACAATCCTGAATATGCGCTCCACTGAGGGGCGCCACAAGGCCTTCTCCACCTGTACCTCCCATCTCACAGCAGTCACTCTGTTCTATGGGACTGTTACATTCATTTATGTGATGCCCAAATCCAGCTACTCAACTGACCAGAACAAGATAGTGTCTGTGTTCTACATGGTGGTGAACCCCATGTTGAACCCCCTCATCTACAGTCTCAGGAATAATGAGATTAAAGAGGCTCTGAAAAGAGAGCTTGGAAGGAAAGTATTGTCTTGGTGACCGCTGCTGTTTTTGTAGATTTTGATATAATATCCCATGAATATGATAATAAAAGGCAATTGAGTAACTACAGTTGGAATATATCTGTATCCGGAGTGAAACTTTTCAATCAACATAGGGAGTGGATTTTCAAATATCAAATAGTAAATCAGAGTCTCATGGTAAGATATCTTTAATATATTTAActcataatttaaaaacatactgTTTCACATAAAAtgtaggaaaattatttttaactattgCTATTTTTCCAAATTTAGTAAATTGTGGAATTTCCATGTTATACTTCCAGTTCTTTAAGGTTATGTCTATTTTCAATAGCATCTTATGCTAAGTGTGCATAACTACAGTTAAGTATGGATATAAATTCTGAGATGACATGACAAAATATAACTGACTATACTTTGGAGGTGTTTTTGTTCCAATAAGGTTATCTGACAATAATGGGCTTTAAATCTGTCAGATTCTATTTTCTTGGCCTTGAACTCCAGCCTTGGATATATGGGAAAGGAGGAGATGCCCCTGACTAACTTATGTATGCCTCGGTCAGATCACAAGAAGCCACATCCTCTGAAGAAGTAGAAGGCTTCTTGGACTCCTCAGGGAATGATCAGAACAAATTTCTGGAGTGACTTCATCATGTTCCCTTCCACATTCAGCAAAGAATATTAAGGGACTTAGTTTGTTCCCTGGAGAATCTTGGTTTATATCCATATGCTGAAAACCAGAATGTTTATTTATCTTTCCCTAGCACTTTTGTATACCCACTTCTTAGTCTCTGGTAATAGGCACCATTAATCAATCAATTCATGGATTCAGAAGCATGAGAATAATTTTATTCATCTTCACCCACACTCCTATATTAGATGAGTCTTATACTTTCTGAGGCCTGAGGCCAACAGTTACCTACCACTTATCTCCACCTTCTCTGTCACCACTTACacttccagctgcttctcttaacattgagttaaaattaaccatcacagggGTAATATTTAATGTGTCTATTTGACTAGGCTATGGTGTCCTGTTGTTTAGTGCAGCATGAGTCTAAATGTTATTCACATGGTGTTTTTGTGGTTgtgattaacatttaaatcagcAGACATTAAATAAAGCCTATTGTCTTCCACAATACTGGTGGGCCTTGTCCAATCATTTGAAGGCCTCAAAAGAAAAGACTGGGAACCTCACAAGAGGAAGGAATTCTGCCTTCAGATGCAACATCAATTCTGGCTCATGTTTTTTTCAACTTACCCTACACATTTTGGACATGCTAGCTCTCACAACTGCATGAGCAAAACCCTTAAAATCTCAGACATGGAGAgaagtgaaaggagagagagaggcagaaagagagggagaaggagaggaaaagagacagcaggaagagagagacagagagaaatggataTGAATCGTTTCTCTAGAGAAGTCTGATAAATACAATCTTAATCAACTTGCTTCTTCTGTTGCTGTCTTCCATTTCATTCTCCTTACACCAATCACAGCCATAAATGTAAAGATTTGGTGTTTTCAAAAATAACAGACATACGAAAAGATGCTCAGGAACATTAActagcagggaaatgcaaagaaaacccacaatcaggtttcacctcatccaATAGagggctatcatccaaaaatcaaaaattagcAAATGccggcgaggatgtggagaaaagggtacaaaaatataatatgtatatattagcAAAATGGACATCTTGAGATATGATTACTGTTTATATCCCTTGTCTACCCTCCTGAGGAACATTagtctttctacttactacttgttggattctttatttaatggaggacTAAGCTTGTggctataaagtaaattgaaagtatgtcattgcaagcattaaaagaaaaataaaggaaggaaaaaggagggTAGATGCGAGAGGGAGGCCCATGTTTGTTGCTGCCTCACGACCCTCTAATATGTAGTACtttattggaaatatttttccctgCACCAGGCAGGGCAAAACCTCTTACACTGCAGGTACAGaacaaaatgttttttcccaTGTTCCAAAAAGCCTCTTTAAAGCTCTAGATCAGGAGCAGTGTTGTACCATAGCAAGTAATGCCAGTGCCCacaacactggtgtcccatatgtaCACCAGTTCACAtcatggctgccccacttctgatccagctccctgctaaggcaccaggggaaagcagcagaagatggcccaggtgcttggctccctgccacccacatgggagacctgtaaggagctcctggatcttgaTTTTGGCttgccctgggcattgtggccatctggggagtgaaccagcagatagaagattctctctctttctctttctctactctTTCAAATGCAGTATCTTGTGAGAACAAAAGCTCTAGATTAAAGTAAGGACGCCATCATCTCCTTATAGAGCTGTGGGAGCATATTCTTCAAACCCACAATGAACTGGTAGTCACATATTCTGTGTTTGTTATCACTACAATAATGGAAGCTTCATACAGATAGTTACAGTAACTATTCTTCCTCAAGTTTCTAATTTTCACACAGTTACTACAGAACAATGAGTTTAAATGCGTATTtgatatgaatgaatgaaaaactaataaattaATGGATGGCTAAGTTAAACTTTTGCTCTTGCTGAAGCCACTGTTTTTCCTAACTGGATTCTTACTACTCATCagttgaacatttcttcatgataGAATTACTGAATGTTTGGATCTAATTCTGCTACATCTGTGACTTTTACAAAAACTCATATTTACCATATCTAGACCACTACCTCAAAATTTTtctacacacaaaaaaagattttatttctttactgatttgaaaggcagagtgggaaagacagtgatcttccatcccctggttcattctctaaatggtctCAATAGCCAGGtataggccaggctgaactcaggaggcaggaactccatctgggtctcccacatgggtggcaggaacctgattacttgGGCTATGTTCTGCTGTCTggcaaggcacattagcagggagctgggtggaagcaGACCAGCTGGGACTAGCACCAGCCCTCTGATATTAGAGGCTGGAgtcacaagtggcagcctaaTATGATATGCAACCCAGCTTGACCCTACCTCAAAATGTTTTAACCCAGATTAACAACTAGTATTCCTGTTTACTTaagtaaaaaaaatgtgtaatcaCAATA from Oryctolagus cuniculus chromosome 1, mOryCun1.1, whole genome shotgun sequence includes these protein-coding regions:
- the LOC100340464 gene encoding olfactory receptor 5P6-like — encoded protein: MDSLIYGNHTAVSGFILLGLTDDPMLRVVLFVIILCIYLVTISGNLSTIVLIRISSQLHHPMYLFLSQLAFVDMGISSSVTPNMLVNFLRQRGTISYFGCAIQLGSAAFFGTAEGFLLAVMAYDRFVAICNPLLYSTKMSTHVCVQLLIITYAVGFLNTWPFAICFHSLLFCGSNRVNHFFCDFAPLVELSCSDVSIPVLVPSLTAGSIIVVAVLVIAVSYIYILITILNMRSTEGRHKAFSTCTSHLTAVTLFYGTVTFIYVMPKSSYSTDQNKIVSVFYMVVNPMLNPLIYSLRNNEIKEALKRELGRKVLSW